The following DNA comes from Papaver somniferum cultivar HN1 chromosome 4, ASM357369v1, whole genome shotgun sequence.
aaccaaaaggaaattagattataattgttgtttgtgattgattaggatttagttttaattttgatggaagttgagttttgattaataatttttgtattttttaattaagttatgattttgtatttgtatttgtgttagaataattaaAGTTTTTTTTAAGGTTAATCTAGTAATTTTACAATCTTTAGACATCCCTTATCATTTTCAATtgggtggatgaagaaatccataggccccaattaagtggcataagcCTCAATTTAGCCAggattaaaaaacattatgaaaatacTATTATACCCTTTCTCCTAAAAATTATAATCAAATAACCAAAACATATCCCCCACTCTCCACAAATCCCGACActcttagggttaggtttttgaaaaaaaaattttcttaatcttcttcatcgttcttcatcgacgattaatcgtcgattcaaaaatatcTTCGTCGATTACCCCAATCTATCTATAAttatgcctccacgaaagaaacccccgcaatcaaaatcaaaatcacttgttcaacaaaaacaagaagaaagaatCAATCGGATtgctcttgaagaagaagaataagagaacTCGGAAAATCAAACTCTCGAAAAAATGACTTCTATgagaatttaattgattatgaactgttttatgagtgtttaaatcgatttaaggcattgggtttaggttagaatcgcgaaccctaactcaaacagttgagtttcagtgagttCCGGCATTGAAATTTGTATGAATACAATGTCGGTACTTAATAACGGCATTGAATTTAGGTTGAAGGCAATGCCGGTAGATAGTTACGgaattgattttagatttttgtgatCCCCCTAAACTTgcgatttttgttagagggaaaGCGAAAATTGATTCGAGTAGAGCGAAAATCGCATTCAACTCGTTAAGTAGAGCGATTCGTACATTATCTGCTTACTCAGACAATAATACCTTTATCGACACACGTTCCCCTCACATGCTCATGAGTCACGAGTCAAACATAACCGAGATCACAAATTTTAGAAATCAGAACTCCTCCTTCAAACAGAAACCCTAGTGTCAGCCAAATCTATATTTCGCGAAAACCTAAAGGTGAATCGGAAACAAAGTAAACAAGATGTTTTTTATGCTTATCGTTCATAGAAATAGAGGTGAGCGCAATTGTTCGTTGTGACTCAATGATCGCGAAAAAGAACAAAGTTTgagtattttttttccttcacgCTTCTATACAAAAATGATGAAATGTTGATTTCACCATGTTGTATTTGACTTGGGTAACAAACTAAAGTCCGAAGACGTAATCacatgtagttttttttttatggaaaaggCTAATTCCTCAGAATTTTCATTAATAAGAAAAATTGCTTATAATAGTATCTATTACATCAGTAAACGGATTAATATAGAAAGTACAAGGTTTACATGATTCGAAACTTAAAGAAACGAACAATGGAAAAAATACTGAATATTCATAATCCGACAAGGAATTTGATGTCCTGATGGTTTGAAACCATTGTAGAATACGTTCACCGTAGAACTTAGATGCTTCCATAAAGAAGTGATATGCCCGAGTTGCTTCGATCGATTTCGAATTCTGTTGATCTTGTCTGATTTGATCAATACGTTGTCGAAAACATATCGTCTTTCTGTTGCGCTCGATAATATTGATGTACCACAAAAAAAAAGTCACTCAAAGAGTGGATAGGAAACGATAATTACAGTGATCTACCATATCtattagaaaataaaatacagAAAAAACCTGACCAACAATTGCTAGCATTGCAATTTTGTTTTATTTAGATATATGTACATAACCCATATTATCCTACCCGGATTTTAAATTCAATTAAAATTCGGGCAGAAAAACCAATGAAAGCTTGAGACAACAGTGGAGAAGATAAAGATAACCGTGTATTTGATAAAGATAATTGCATGTTTTAAGATAAAGTTGTAAAGAAAAAATAGGAGAGAGATAATTTGGTTGTTTCAAACAAATGAGAAGCTTCGCTTCCTGATTATGTGTAATCACGTATAGTTATGTTGGTGGTACACTGGTAGTAAATGATCAGACTGATGCTTTGAAAAAGAAAGTTAGTGTTAACTGTTGACTATATTATCTTCAAAATCTAGATATTCATTACCTACTACCACTGTGGAGGAATTCGTTATTTACCAGAGAAGTGTTGAAATATTGGTGATGTTGCAATAAAAGAGTTATAAACGACACTTACTATTTTAATGGTGGTTTTATTGTCGAGTGGAAACATGTATAactttgattttatatgcttGGTTTTCCTTCTAATCAGACCTTGGAAATTAGATAGGTTGGGTTATTAGGTAAGATTAGATGGGGATATTTTGGTCCTAAAAAGAATAACATTTCACCCATATACGAATCGGCCTAGTTAGCGAGTCGGCCACTGTTTATGCTCTCCTTCTAATATTTGAGTGGGGTCATGGGTTCATCTATGATCCAAATGGTTTTGATAAGGTATGGACACCATTCCAACGTGTACATGATCGGTATTGAACGCAATTTCATATCCACCTTAACCGGATCATCTGGATGAAACTACGAGGAACTGATTCTCTCTTACCATGTATTTGATGTGACTATTTATATTGATTTGTGGGTCATTTTGCCTGTGAATATTTACCAGAGCAGGTTGTTATCTTTTATAATTTGACTTACTCGTTTGTTTTTGCCTTGTTTTGTAGAATTTACCTTATTTTATCCAACTAAAAAATAACTCTGAAATGATgaaatcataaaataaaaaattgaatttaAACATGTGTTCAACGAGTCAGGTACGGATATATGAGCCGAGACAGACATCAAGTCCGACTTTTagaaaaatataaatattttacATATAATCTGCGCCAAATCAGACACGGAGTCGGACAAATACCACGAGTCAGGTCCAAACAAATTAGATGTTCATCATGACTTTACGACCACCACAATATACCCACCGGTGTTTCAATATTCTAACAAAAATCATATGATGCAAAGTAGGTTGGACCCAAAGTTACTCTTAAACACAACTAGTTATCTACTGTTACCAAGGATAAGAGGTGGTAAAACTATAAATGTCCATCACTTATCTTATCATCACCGTCAACAAACAAACATTTTGTCATACATTCAAACAAAAATCCAAAGATAaatttaagaagaagaaaatcccacATGGACATCCACAGATTTATCTTCTTTCAtcgaatcatcttcttcatgaaagTAGGACCATAACCAACTGTCTAGTATCTCTACTGTCTACTTTAAATCTGAGATATATCTCTGATCTCTCTAGTTTTCATCATGTTTTAGTCCAAAATTCTCTAAAGAAATTGTCATTTGGTTCATATTCTTAAGCTATCTTTGGTTGAAATGCTGCATAGTGCATACTGACACTGCCATAgattttggattcctcttttttcttcttcttcttgaaacATTAAGCTGAAGGACTTGATCTACCGACCTTTAATTAACATGGATGCCAAATTCAAATCTTGCAAAAGTTGTGTTATTGTGCCAATAAATCTATGTTTCTTCCTATTTATTATGTTAGTATATGTACCGTAATGAAGTATGAATGGTCAAGAAATGCAAGCCAAGGACCTTGTACCAGAGCAGtccctatggaatgaacaaactcagagtttgttcgttttgctcccactatggcatgaacaaacatgaaaaatggatgttcaaaccatcAAATCTGTTGCTTTGAACATTGAGTCGTAACATCCAGCGGCGTCTGTGTTAAAGACGTGCGATCGTGCCATAGACGCGGAGTTGGAAGGAAGATCGCTGGAGTTGGAGGGAAGATCGCTGGAGTCAGAAGGAAGATCGCCCATCACATATTCTCTCTCCAAAACCTGATTATTATAATtatggtttattttttattatttattttattagttaaataatcTGTGGGACtaaactcttattagtttatactccctccgttcaagtttacttgcttaatttggattttgcaaaaacttgaaagaaattcaaactacttccacatacaccatcgatctttcaaattgattgttcaatgtactagttttcatatcctagtttttgtttctttcttgataattagaaaattttaataggaaatataccagtttttggtacaaatttgtaaaaaaaaacaatttaggcaagtaaagttggacggagggagtataaatggGGTAAGATCACATGTCCCCATTTTCCGTATCCCATCGTGTCCCACCAACTGAAACATGACATGTGTCCTAAAATATTTCACCAAATTTAAGCTGTTATCGAAGGAAACAGAATCTTTATGAGCAGAAAGTATTCTAACTTTTTTTCTTGATCTTAATTTTAAAAAACAGTAGTTAAAAAAAGTCTGAAAAGTTATCTCTATGCTTAATCACCACCATTTTTGATGACCAACGAAAAGAAAATATCTACAAACTTGCAAACTTACTGTGTATCTTCCCTTTCATCAATCTAACTAACTAAAAAATTTGATTCTTTAAAGTAAAAGTGAAATCCAGTTCCTATTCATGATCAAATGCCATTCTTCGTTTTGTGTTGATCATTTTTGTTGGGTATATTGGTAGATCTTATTTGGAAAAGGGTTCTCTTTTTCGATTGGATGACCATCAACTCGAAACAGCATTCAACCAATACACAAACACCTAATGTGCCCAAACAGAATTTGGAAAGAACGAGTTCAGATCAATCTGAAATATAATTATAAATACCCATTGTTTTAGATTTCTAACTTGAAAGATATTTTTGATTGAGACATATCTCAAACCAGTCTGATTACAGACCCAAATTCTATACAAATTAAACAAACGATTAAAGCACTTAGTACAGCACTATACAAGCTTAATCAGAGAATGAGGAAATTTGGTGTTACATTGGTTCAATGGAGACCATTTGTGAGACGAAGAATACAAAGATTGTAAGATAGAATGAAGGTTTATAATAAATAGGGAAATCAGGAAGACGATAGTAATACAAAATTACTAGCATAACTTAACGTACGTCGAAAGCAGCGTCAATCGTACCTGACACATGTCATGTTCTGATTAGTGGGACACGAGGGATAGGAAAAATGGGGACAGGTGATCCGGAGCCAGTATAAATAAAATCATTAGCGGAACCCAACTCTTATTAATTTATGTTAATAAAATCAATAGTGGGACCCTAAAAtatcagatttgttcattttacCTTATTTTCCGTAGTGGAGAAtgcagtttgttcatccacgtggctcaacaaatttttatttttgttcgttGCCATAGTAACTGCTCTTAATTATTATGTTTCATCTTATCATGAATACATATCAATCCTTGCGTGGATCCTGGTCACTTTCTACTTTGAGACCACTTGTTAATACGACCCTTTCAtagacaacaatttttttttttaatggaaaagaTAGACAACAACTTGGGGGTTGGTTGTTCTTGATActgtttgaaaattttgaatgacAAATTGTTTAGTGTACACTTTTTCAGTTTGTATGGTTGAGAACTAACCAAATCGACCAGTTAGACTTCACTAGTTCTACTGCACACTATTAATGATATGTCAATCAGTCTTATCTCCGACCTCTTCGTACTTTAACATGGACGTTTATGCAGCAAAACATCTAGTCATCTAACCTATTATTGAATGATCAATGAAACCTAACCTAAAAACAGTTGCTGTAAGTGCCATTTAATACTGCCTTCAAACTACATGCTTGGGAAACTTACGGCGAATAAGTCACCTTGcagttaatttttctttttacgcCTTTCTTCTATTTCGAATTTCAAAAAAACGttaatagcgcgtttggatacaaatcTGTTTCTCACTTCTACTTCTCCAGAAATAGAAGTCAAAAATAAgactattttgcttcataaaaaattaattttttgatttttaaaagttattttgaaatttgacaccAAATATGACTTTTTCTTTACCGGTAAAAGAAAAAGACTTTTCGATTTCTAGAAATCGAAAAAACTACACGCTATAAATTTTCCCGCGTCTACTATGCCAAATTTGCAAAATATGtaagagaagctaaatcccaCTTCAATAATTACCTACATATCTCAATAGAATGACTTTCCAAATTCctaaaagaagaagatggaatgATTCCCAAATCACTCTTCGGGAATGCTGTTCGAGATTTTACTCTGTTACTCTAGAGTCACTCCtttcaaaatgaaaagaaaaacattTTTAGTCTGGAGTTATTTGTTGTTTAAGTCTAGAAAAAGATCACCATTAGAATCAAAAGGTTCAGAAAATGACCAGTTGACTCGCATGGTTGAGCACTCGAGCTAGAGTATTGGTCACCGAATTCATTGGGTGTTCGTAGGCAAGAAAGTTAATATGTGGTCATCATGCGTCAAACACTGCTATAACCTACCAACAATACGCAACCCTTCCCAACTGTCAACTCCTACGTCTTTATTTGCTCTTATCTTATATTCTCGTTTTCATACTTCCATTGAGATATTGAGCGAGTGGCATTTATTAGCGTATCATTAGGTCATGATGTAACCACGTAATATGCAAAAAGAGTTGCATATTTTAAGACTTCTCGACCACACCCTCTTCCAGACTCAAATGCGCAAATGAAGCACAAAACCAACTACTTCTTCTTTCTTTACTTCTCTACTTGTACATGTTCATTCATGTGATTTACATGTTACATACAGGCTGGTAATACATGGTGAATTTAATGCATCTGAGATGAGAACAATTAAACCTAAGAGGCTCTCATGGCACTTGATCTCAATAGGTTGCGACATTGGTTTTTTTATAGCACGGGCCATGTTGGGTTCAAAACATTGCGTTATGTATAAAGAGATCATTACTTTCTGCTATAAGTAACTTTCTATAATTCAATATGATAATGCATGTCGATGAGGACGAGAAGCTGAAGTTGAAAAGTTATTCCTGGTTATATATCCAAACACCTTCTATATACTATTGGCAAAAGTCAATCCCAAAATTCTGAAGCGACAAATTTTACTCCACAAAAAATTACTCCCTCGATAAATCATtagttgtcttttttttttcttactttttaCTTCACAAAGAATTACTCCCTCGATTAatcattagttgttttttttttactcaaacatttcatttttctttctctctactTCTCTCTAGGAAAATGAAAAACTATCAATTACcgtcttgctcagatttggtctaAAAGGATCAAATCTGAGCAagaatttcttctctttttaagttttagtaggtagcttttcaataaaatttatttttcttttgtttttatgtcattcgacatatttcttcgctatttggaACGAATTTTCTTCGCCATTTCGggcgattttctcttcgctttgagAGCGATTTATTCAAACCTCGATCGCTGGTTCGtgacttgctattctcgattcaagaaCATCGTTGATTCAACACGATATTGTTTTGGATCCATATTCAATCAAAGGGATTTAGGGGATCCAGGTacgtttggatctacaagatcATGGGCAAATTACTCCTTtcttttaggagcatctcttgttaaagaagaagaaaatcatattaaatggtcggaatcgaATCCGGGTAATACCATCATTCTTCCCGACTACATATACAGAAATTGGATATCGTTGCGGTTTacggctctttctcttcgcgatttacttgtaattgatatctaTATTTGTaatagggttttgattatcttgtattttgatgtttttgttattcttgtaagcgatcatgtaatcacaATTTTGATATGAATAAATCGAAACtgttgattgaccaaaaaaaataattactccctccgtcctaaattaagAGTCCGCTTTgtctttgtcaagatattaaggaaatcctataAAATATCATGACTAGCCCTTGACTAGCCTATTGAATGTTTTATTATCACCAAAACTAAATTattagcttaaatttaataatattattattttagggaatattttaagaaaataaaagcaaatatatATTGCTTTTATTATGGAATCCACAATTTAAGAAATATTTTTATAACTATCCATAAATGTTTTTATTTGAAAAAGGAATGACAATTAATACAAAGATATTgggtaaatttttttccttatatatggTGATATTATTTAAGATTTTGATATTAAAAATGATTTAATGATTATTAAAAGtaaagggtatatttgatagtttaagggaaaGTATGTTTATAAACAGAGAGGACGGATAAAAATGGACAGACCAAAGTAGAATTATTTTCCATCTAGAAAGTCTTTTTTAGTAGGAAAGGAGATTTAATTtttctaaaaattaaaaatacaaaattacaaCTCAGAAAGACTATCTTCTGGTAAGAAATTGGTCGGAAGCCTAgtaacaagctgagctccaacacctttttgaatgactacacctagcctatgaaaaagaaATTCTCCGACTCGAATATTAACATCACGGCTGACAAATTAAATGATTACATCAAGTTCCTCTCTAACGAGAGTTTTTAACCAATCGGGAAATTCAGAAAATCATAATCCTGACTTCTTCTTATCCTTGCATTTTTTGCAAGGCCGTTTGCAACTTCGTTTGACTCCTTAGGCGCATATGTGCATTTCCAAACTTAAaaatgacttaatatctcttTACAATCTGAGATTATATTGTTATTTGTCCATCTACTAGACCCAACACTACCATTTATTGCATTAACCACGTTCTGACAATCTCCTTCCAAGCATTCCATAGCATTCACTCTAGCCAATTTTATTGTCTCCAAATATGAAATTATGTTTCCAAACTAGTTTTTAACATTTTTGTTTCTAAAAGTtgaaaaatacatttttaaatGGTATATAAACAGGTTAGTGTGTTTGGATACCAAAAGCATAAAATTAAAGGTCTGGGATTGAAATGTAGATAGCCTCTCACAAGTTTCACATTGATTGTAAATAATTTGCAAATACTGTATAAccgtaaaaaagaagaaaaaagtaaGAATATGTGATGTTCTCCATTTGAAGTTTGAAGTTTGAACCGTACAGTAGTAAACAGTAATATCTCATAAGGATGCCTGAACAGTATACCAAATAAATGAAGGATGTTAaagcaaaataggaaagaaagcGAACATCTTAAAAGAAGCATCATATCATGTCAATTATCTTTTCCTTTTCTCAGAGAAACTGTTAGCTTTAACTTGTGTTCCAATGGAAGAAGATTATTTTTGGCTCCTTACCACAACAAAACTCAAATTCTCTGTTAATGGGAAATGAACATCACTCATCCACAACAACaagaacaagaagtagaagaagaagaaggagaaaaagaagacgagAAGGCTAATAATGAATGGAAATTCAAACTCTCAACTGTTATTTCTTCTCAGTCGTCAACTAGTAGCAGAGCAGCATCCGACACGGTTGGCGTCCTCGAGTTCGACCCATCAGATCAGTTGTTAGCAACAGGAGGAATCGCAAGAAAGATTAGAATTTATAACATAAGTTCTCTGCTGTTGGGAGATACCACGTCTTTACGGAAACTTGATCATCTTACAGCGTGTGAGTATTACATTTGTACACCAGCTAAGCTAAGTAGTATCCGGTGGAAGCCGAATACGTCCGGGAGTGTAATCGGGTCAGGAGATTACGATGGGGTCGTTACGGAGTATAATCTCGAAAAACGGGTGCCTGTTTTCGAGCGAGATGAACATGGAGGTCGCCGGATATGGAGTGTTGATTACTCGCATTGGGTTGGGGCGTCAGGCTCCGATGATGGAACTACACAGTTATGGGATACACGTTGCAGAGGTGATGAATGTGTGGCTGTTGTACAACCTAGTGTGGGTCGGAGCCCCGTTTGTTCTGTCGAATTTGACCCGTTTGGTAGTGGGTTGATCGCAATGGGATGTGCAGATCGGAACGCATACACATACGATGTCCGAAAGACTGACAAACCAGTTTCAGTGTTTGTTGGGCATGAAAAAACAGTTTCTTACGTTAGATTTCTGGGAGAACATATGATGGTTACAGCAGGAACCGATGGTTGTCTTAAGCTCTGGAACACGGTGAATGCGCATTCCATGCGTACGTTTAAAGGGCACGTCAATTACAGAAGCTTTGTCGGTTTATCGGTGTGGAGAAACGGTGGGTTGATCGGATGTGGGTCTGAGAGCAATGAAGTGTTTGTATATGATAAGAGATGGAGTGAACCTATATGGTTAGGCGGGTTGGAGGGGACGTTGGGACCCGAATCAGAAGACAAGTTTGTCAGTGGTGTTTGTTGGAGACAACAAGTAAAGGAAGATGAATGCACACTTGTAGCTGGCGGATCTGATGGGGCTCTACAAGTTTATTTGGGAAAAAAGAAGgcctaggatatcatcatcatcaacttcaCTTGGTGATTTCTCCCATTTACCTGCGCTTTGATTCAGAGGCGAAGTCAGGTATGAGAAACTGGGGCAATTGCCCCGACTTgtccaaaaaaattaattttaatatttttccttTGTAAACATGGAAATAAAGAAAGTTTTTGGTTTCTTCATCAGATTAGTtacaatgttgttggtatatgGTACTAAAATGGCAAAACCTAATTAACAGCACATGAACTACTATGGTTGGTGCTGGATtctttcagagaaaggaaaacAAGTCTATTCTCATTTCTTATTAGAAACTGTGGCACTCTTTCGAACGCGCAATACAACAATATTAGCATTCATTCGTACTTTGACTAATTAATGAGGGCATACAGTGATATGAGTCGCACTCCAGGCCTATCCAATGAGAGATGATGCAGGTGCCATTGCCGGGCACTTGCGTAGTTGTGTACCATGATAAGCTTATAATGACATTTTCATTTTTCCATGTGAAAACGATTATGTTCTTCATTGTCGTGGTGATCAAGAGGGCTGATTtaaggaacaaaaactttaaaCATTGATACaaatccaaattttatttttccttttatctTGAATTACAAAGACGAATGAATGTATGTGTTTCAAATATACGCTTACAAAGCACAAAAAAATGTGCAAAAactagaatagacaagaggttaCCGGCATGAGACAAAAACACGATATATATTGTTCACAAATGCAAAGAAATAGACAGTCCGAATCAATGTAAAATAATACAGAAACAAAATGTGAAAGAATTATATAAAGTTTTAAATTTTCCTCAGTTGTTTACGATTATTGTTCCTGTGTTTGGTTTGGTTCTGCTGCTCCTTCTGGCTCTGCGGACGTTTCTGCTTCTGCATCTGATTCAGAGGCCAATGCAGCGTTGCGCTTAATTGAAGCTTGTTTTAATAAATGATTGTAACTTCCCTTCTCTTTGAACAATTGTGCAAAATGATGTTTGCAGTAAAGGATTCCATTCAAAGCAGCATAAGATGATGGTGTCAGTGCACATCCTCCGTGCGAACACTTGAAACATGTCTTATGGTAAGATTCCCCCTCCACAGTTACCTATATCAAAAACCCCCAGATTTTTACTAAATGAATGATAACGAAAATAAAACCAGATAACGAAGTAAATTGTGCTCGACAAGATAATACCAACCTTCTCAAGAGGATAAGCTGTTTTTTTACATGTAGCGCATTTGTCTTGGGTTCCAGAGAACAAGTATGAGAGCTTGCTAGGAGTCCTAgactgaaaatcaaaatcaaaacggaGAAAATTATATCGTCAGGTGCTCTATGAGCTAGGCCTAGACATTTCTgacaactagaaatgaaaagaaaatttttcGTACCATATCATTTTGCCTGTCAGGTCTTGGAGCTGCAACATAAACAACCAAAAGATAGAAAAAAATTTGAGGCATGGGTTTTTCAAATATTTGTCAGCATTTTAATTCCTGCGGCTCGATAAATTAAAAGATAAATGAATGAATTGAGCGAGTAGTTACCTGTATGAAAATTCTTCTTGTAATCTCCTGTTTCCTTGAATAGCTGTTCGAAATGGGGCTTGCAGTAAAGAACTCCATCCATGGAAGAGTAGTTACTCATCTGCATTATTAAGAAACTCCATGTAATATAAACCGTTGCCAATTTCATGCAGTAAAACATTCGCAATATTCGAATTGAAATCATAAAATGTGAAAGGATGAAGTGCGCATACCACAAGAGTCCCTTTGCAATGAGTGCATTTGAAGCATGATTTATGATAAGAAACGCCATCCGCGGATAATAAATCGACGACATAAACAGTCTTATCGCAAGCATTACACTTATCCAAAGTCCCAGTGAATgacatttttcctttttctttcgaaaagatgaaatgggactagttcgaaaaatcaaaatgaaTTCTTCAACAAAATCAAGCATCCatgaaattatttgattagttcaAACAAAACGATATGGACTCTACCTCAGGTTTTTAATTTGAGACAGAATAACTCGTTTGAAAGATGAATGAAAATGGATTTAAATCAAAATTAAGACAAATACTTAGCTTTTCATGTGAATGGAAAAAATGGATGGATCAATCGAATTTGTGTCTTCTgtggagaagaagaataaaaccGGTAAGTTATCGACACGTGATTGAATCACCAATTGATCAGGAAATATGTTTGTTATTAGTAATTCTAATATTAGTCTTATACTGAAATGGTGGAGAGAAATACATGTCATTTCATGCCTATTTTTTACTGTTTTGGTAGTTAAAATAGTTGCCATTATTCTGCAAGGCCCAGATTAGTTAGGCTGAACATTGGGTTCTCCAGGTTTGGTGCGTCATGAGGCTATGAACAAGCAAATTGTTACACCAATGCAGAACGGCTGCAGGACACTTACAAGAAAACCCCGTAAGGCTGAATCCTTTGGTATGTATGTAGAAATTCTGATATTAAAGACTTAATGAAAAAAATACAAGACTAAACTCAAACAAGCTTCAACAAGCTTCACTTAATTCATATATTTCGACTGATGgcttaacagcctatttatatgattCACAAACTTGACTTtcaagtaaaaagactttcctaatcaaaaacaaactctaacaagaaacttctagaAAATTCTCACGCAAGCAAACTCTTAAAACAAGTAATACTTgtaacccaagtaaacttcta
Coding sequences within:
- the LOC113274915 gene encoding WD repeat-containing protein RUP2-like, whose protein sequence is MNITHPQQQEQEVEEEEGEKEDEKANNEWKFKLSTVISSQSSTSSRAASDTVGVLEFDPSDQLLATGGIARKIRIYNISSLLLGDTTSLRKLDHLTACEYYICTPAKLSSIRWKPNTSGSVIGSGDYDGVVTEYNLEKRVPVFERDEHGGRRIWSVDYSHWVGASGSDDGTTQLWDTRCRGDECVAVVQPSVGRSPVCSVEFDPFGSGLIAMGCADRNAYTYDVRKTDKPVSVFVGHEKTVSYVRFLGEHMMVTAGTDGCLKLWNTVNAHSMRTFKGHVNYRSFVGLSVWRNGGLIGCGSESNEVFVYDKRWSEPIWLGGLEGTLGPESEDKFVSGVCWRQQVKEDECTLVAGGSDGALQVYLGKKKA
- the LOC113274916 gene encoding LIM domain-containing protein WLIM2b-like, with amino-acid sequence MSFTGTLDKCNACDKTVYVVDLLSADGVSYHKSCFKCTHCKGTLVMSNYSSMDGVLYCKPHFEQLFKETGDYKKNFHTAPRPDRQNDMSRTPSKLSYLFSGTQDKCATCKKTAYPLEKVTVEGESYHKTCFKCSHGGCALTPSSYAALNGILYCKHHFAQLFKEKGSYNHLLKQASIKRNAALASESDAEAETSAEPEGAAEPNQTQEQ